A genomic segment from Glycine max cultivar Williams 82 chromosome 1, Glycine_max_v4.0, whole genome shotgun sequence encodes:
- the LOC106799521 gene encoding protein MAIN-LIKE 2-like gives MIAATGLDPLIRCSVITSDPGLISAFVERWHRETSSLHLPVGEVTITLDDVSSLLHISTTGVLHSFELLVTSDAVALLTELLEVTADKATAKTCQAGGPHVRLSCLQDMYQSRCRARQWVAAARTYLLHLVGCTLFANKSATHVHVVHLQAFRDLGQAGAFSWGAAALVHLYDQLNEASQAPTWQMVGYISLLQCWIYEHFPSVHRSVVDDGYVEASPHACRWLTGKAQMTGIKGAPYRARIDALTVTDLCWMSYAEHRGVRGYDLISSYTGQVRWGPIIVYL, from the exons ATGATTGCGGCCACCGGATTGGATCCATTGATCAGGTGTTCTGTGATCACCTCTGATCCTGGACTCATATCCGCCTTTGTTGAGAGGTGGCATAGGGAGACGAGCAGCTTGCACCTCCCAGTAGGGGAGGTGACGATCACTCTAGACGACGTTTCGTCACTGCTGCACATTTCGACTACTGGCGTGCTGCATTCATTCGAGTTGCTGGTTACATCAGACGCAGTCGCCCTGTTGACGGAGCTACTTGAGGTCACCGCAGACAAGGCTACAGCTAAGACATGTCAGGCAGGTGGGCCTCATGTTCGGTTGTCCTGTCTTCAGGACATGTACCAGAGTAGGTGTCGGGCCAGGCAGTGGGTTGCTGCAGCTCGGACATACCTACTTCATTTGGTTGGTTGCACTCTTttcgctaacaagagtgcaacccatGTCCATGTTGTGCACCTGCAGGCATTCAGAGACTTAGGTCAGGCAGGGGCATTCTCTTGGGGAGCGGCCGCTTTGGTCCACTTGTACGATCAGCTTAACGAGGCGTCCCAGGCCCCTACATGGCAGATGGTTGGTTACATTTCACTACTTCAG TGCTGGATTTACGAGCACTTTCCATCAGTCCACAGGTCTGTTGTTGACGATGGTTATGTTGAGGCTAGCCCACATGCCTGTAGGTGGCTTACGGGTAAGGCCCAGATGACCGGGATTAAGGGAGCCCCTTACAGAGCACGTATTGATGCCCTGACAGTGACCGACCTCTGTTGGATGTCGTATGCTGAGCATCGGGGAGTTCGAGGCTATGACTTGATCTCCTCCTACACGGGGCAAGTCAGATGGGGTCCGATCATCGTCTACCTTTGA